Sequence from the Castanea sativa cultivar Marrone di Chiusa Pesio chromosome 12, ASM4071231v1 genome:
CACAACAAATTTATAAGTTAAATTAACCCCATTAATCAAACCAAGTAAAAAGCTGTTATTAACAATCCATACCTTTGCCAACATTTCTTGCTCTAACAGAACCTCTTAATCTGATAGCATGAATAATAGCTTTCTCATGACTATCACAAATAAAGCACAATATTTTGGGTCACATTCTATCGATATATGGTCTATGTCGAAACTTAAAATTCTATCATTTCTTAATAGCcaccaaaaattttcttaattaaaaattctatataatagatattttttgaaattttaatgagCCACTTGAAGCTTTAATAGAGTTTCATCTAAGATTAAATTGTCAAAAtgcaaacatatatatattgagcTACTTGGTGTATGTAATGTGGATTTTATTataatgaaatacaaaattataatagatgatcaaaataattaaaataaactttaaagttactattttaaaattcttgacatttttttaaataaaattttaattgaagtagaattttaaatttctcaaaattaGCAATAGAGTTTTACCTATACTAAATTATATTTGGagtaaaattttaatgttttttggtAAGATAAAAAATGCATAGGAGGGGAGGGTGGCAAGCACGCTCTACGTGTTCAGAGCAACACAAAGGAAGATGGGCATCAACGTGCTCACTAATGGGGATTAGGGGAACTAGAACCCAAGACATAAGTCTTGTTGACCAAGTCCTTGTCACTAGACCACCCGCCAtgttattgaatttttaaatttcttgaaacttaGCTAATAAAGTTTTACTTAAAATGAACTATCCTGATTAATAACAGTTTAATCATTTGTCATAAGAGAAAAGATAGCTGCTTGGCACAACCATGACTTTTgagcttttcttttattatataatatatatatatatatatgataagatAGCTAATTAGCACCGACCACCATTCATACATTATATTAGATATGGCAGCTAACTAACCCCTACCCTGAGTAATTATTTTGTACTCCAAGAACAATGCTTCATCTTTTTACATAATAATAAgttctactaattaaatttaagtataaTAGTATCATTGTCACATTTGGCtgttcccctttttttttaatcacattgGATGGTTTCAAAGTCACATTAGATaatactctctctctgtctctctctccccctttctttaaaaaaatgttaaatgaaatTACTAAGACAGTAgctttaaatgaaattttaatactaaaacatttcaattaattaaaaatatctttcagttaaaagttttttaataaaacttttaaaagatctaataaaaatttagttatttactttttagtaATTAATAAGATAATTTACATGCTCTCATTTATAGGAGGACTATGCAAGCCAAAAAGAGATGGTCTTCCTGTCGGAGTAAACAATTTCTTTAAGCCAAAAGTTTGTATACTTTAGCAAAAGTTTCCTATAGAATATTTAGTGCCTATCACATTTACATTTTTATACGATGACATTTAGTGCACcaagaacataaaaaattcttcttgaagaaattttttttaatttagttggtTATGTCAATCAATCTCTACTTTTGTTTCTCTCTATACTGTTTTTGAGATCCTTCTTACTTGTCATGGAAcagaaattaaaatactaaaaattggtaaaaattgCAATTTCAAACAAAGCCAATCCCTTAGACATTTGTATTGCAAAATTTCCCATCCATCTGGTTCTGAAAAGCTTTGACGACAACAACTCTAGCAGCAGTGGCAGCTATATTTGTAGCCAGGCCTGCCTTCTTTACCTGTTCATCCGCTCAGGGAAGGAAAATTGCTTTCTCTGCAGAATTACTAGCAGCCTGCAATTTTGTTACATAAAGGAGAGTGAAAGTGTGTTAACAGTATGAAAAAGACCTAGTGATAACAAGGAACATGACCATAATGAATCAATGGGATCTTAATGTCAATAAATACCTAAACTGCTCAAAGGACTGTATCAGTTTGTTAGTGTAGCAACCTATGCTGCAAATTGCGCCCACACAAAAGCATGATATCAAGATTAAGAATTTATTTCAGTAACATGCATCCATaaacacaaatgaaaaaaaatccagcCTCAAAGTGtctttgcatcaaatccaactTCCCTTTGATTAGGCTCTACGCAAAAACATTATGGTCTTTTATGAAACTAATGAAAGCTTCCCTAACTTCAATCTTATTTGATAATACCCAACTGACAATGCTGTTGTTACAGCTTCGACATCAAGGTCCCCCGCTGCTCTGCCATCTAGAACATGTTGAATGAAAGGCCGAAAGGATAGATATGAGACTCCCccttctaaaattttaatagcCTCCTACGTAGGAACAAGCCAATAACTGATGCTCTGACCACAACAACTGCCTTCGATTCTTCACTGTCCACACCCACTTCACATGAGTACTTCTGTGCATATAGGACCACAATACAGGTACAACAGTCCTGTCACATATGCAGTATATGAAACAAAACAACACTAGTGACATAGGTTTTGTCGTTTTAATCTTTACCTTCAAAACGATTTTGATCCTTTTGAAAACCTTCACACGTGAGTAAATCGAAACGAGCACATTTGAGTTATGAGAATAGAGAGGAACcaatctattttttgttttggttgtgttAAGGTGTCTTCTTCTTaaggtaattgttaataaattgtttttaaaaaattttaatactattttcatggaaaatatttttaaaaaaaaaaactatcaaagaagttgattgctttttttttttttttaaattaaaaaaaaaaaaatcctaaaccaATGCCTAAGTATATTCCCAAAACCTTTCCCATTTTGTTTTGACaagattattttttgtttttatacctCACCTCCTAACCGGTACATACTAAAGTTAAATAAATTGTCAGGACTGAAAGTCTGAAACACTAGAAATTTGTGGTTAAGATTTGGATAAGTATTGTacccactaaaaaagaaatggtACCATAGAATGACCCTTGGATTTATCGCCTAGAATAAGTTGTTATTTTATGGACcactaatcacatttttttaataatgtaattataaaaaaattaaaatataaaaattgaaaaagaaaaaattaaacacatgATATATTACAGTTggtaaacataaaataatattatgatttatgagtAGAACAAAGGCATTTTGTGTGAAATTTAGTTGCATTTGAGAAGATGAATAACTGACACAGTTTGTGTCCAAAAATTGACATGCTAGATTTATTCCTGGTCTTAAGATTCACTTGGCCATGCTAGCTCCAAGCCTTCTCAACTTCCTTTTGATGACATTGATAATATCCGAGTTAGATGAACTAGAGACATATTGGCTTCACTTTTTATGTCTTCTTGcatatcaaacaaaataaaattatgaataatgtATAATTTCGGTTAATTAAAACATaataacaaccaaaaaaaaaagaaaatagagagaaaaagaaacattgtCTTAACATTGTTTAAAGAGAAATGCTGTATACGtaataattttcacaacaattaagTTGACAGATCGAATTTTATTGTTTCACATTTACATCTATTACACTActgacattattttattatctatcATTTACAATTTTCCAAATTAAATGAGCTTAATCCGGCTTTGAGGCAAGGAAGAAACTcatgcatttatttttttcattgggACTTGATTTTTAGATATaggttttatttcattttattgctGAAGCAAATGAATAGAAATCATttcaatttcttatattttaggTTACTAATTCACATTCCTTGCATTGTCATCCTCTTAGTGTACCAAATGTGCCATAAAGTATACATTTATTTGGACCCATTCTAAAGCTTTGAAATTTCCTTTTCATAACCAAATTACCCTTTAGTAGGGACCTCGATATATATTTGGTGGATACTATGCAGCTAAACTTTGAGCTCGAGAATATGGAAATTGTGTTACAATACAGAAGTATCATCCTCCTAGTGTATCAAATTGTGCAAATGAAATTGGATTtagaacaaaagaaagaaatatcaaACATAAGCACTTTTGATTTTTGCCTAGGATGCCCACACTATAGGTGAGCGCAAGTAATACTTAACAAAGGATAGAAAATGCCATGTTACGTTTGTTGAATGCAGCTCTTGTCTAGTTGTCTCGCAAACAATCACGGCATAACTGGTGACATTATAGAATTGAAGGGCCCTAGCACAATTATCATAAAGTATATGCACTTTACCAatgatttttattgttttttcagAGGCAAAATGCTAGAGCTTCTGTTTCTAACACATCATGTGGGTGTAGCACACTTATTGCTGGTTGTGGACAATGGCTCTTTGCCACTAACCTAGTGATAACTTAACCCATCATGCCATACCCATGCTTAAGCTTTCAACAATTTCAGAGAATGATTTCAGCTGTGGAGAGAAATAATCTAGGCGTGATGAATTTTTGCCTTATTGCTTTCAAGTCAGCTCAAACTCACCTAGAAACCCCTTCTCAATGGCATAGTGTACAAATTATTTCttggaaaaattacattaaaaggCCCTCTTAATCTCATATATTTCAGATTAAggtttaagtttttaattttttacttaagtCTCAAGTTTATGAAATCGTTTCAAGATTAAAACTTATGTTCATCTTCGTTATCCATCTTTGTTATTTTGGACAGtaacaaaatagagaaaaacaagaaataaagctATTGAACATAGAGggtagaaagagaaaaatgattgtcagaaattcaaaattgaCTTTGGTGAGAcacaaattttatcaattgtTTTCCCATTTTATCTACTCCATTACTGCCCCACCATAACGAAAATGAATAACAAGATGGAGAGTGACTCAATTgaatcaatttcaaaattttgagacttttaattgacaaaattaaaaatttggaaCCTAATATGAAACAAGCTTTAAACTGTTTgagatattttatattttttccctatatttatttatttttggcacACTGTCCCCAAATTGAAGGGAAGAAAAACCATCACTATAATGTAAAACAAAAGGCCATATTTACTTGTGATTTTGAACCAAATACACATATTTGCTATTGCCAATTTAACATTAACGAagtaaaatctaatttaatggTACCCCTTCTTGCCATGCCTGGTGACATTGTGCAACCATCCAATCCCTTTGAGGGCCTTGGAAATCTTGACAAGATTAGGCCTTCCCATTCCTAAGTTCATCTTCCCTGCTGAGAACTTCAAAGCCTGTAAGCAGCACAATTGCCCGTCCACTTCTTCCTCGTCCTCATCGTCATCTTCATTGTACTCAACCCCGCTTTTCTTCCCCttctttgtgtttcttttcGCCTGCAGCTTGCTCGAATCGGTCTCATATGTCTCCCAGAGCAAATCCATCCCTTCACCTCCTTCCACATTGTGTCTCTCCTCAAAAAGCTTGCATGCCAATGTCCTCCtccactctttctcttttctcattGAACCAAAACTTCCAAGATTGGAACACAATGTTTCGTAAGTCTCCACAACTGGTGAACTATTAGGAATCAAATTACCTTCACCTGGTCTTTGGGAGCTCACTTTGGTGTCATTTACTTTAACATGCGTTGCATTGGATTCGCTTCTCATCAACGCggttggtttttctttttcctcttgttCTTCGACTTTATAGGACTCCACGCCTTGTTGTTTGACTTCTTTctcatctttctcttctttctcaccTAACATATTTTCCAATTCCTCCTTTTCTTGCAAAAAGCATTCTAATGTCTTTTCaacaggtgcttcaaggaccgTTGAGCAAACTTCTTTGACTTCCAACTCCAGAACTTCATCTGGGTCTTCTCTAAATTCGAAACTTGACGTATCAAACACAATCTTATACACTTCAAATTCCTCAAATTGTTGGAAGTTTTCATTTTCATCATCCACTTGAGGCTGCAACCCTTGTAAAACAGTTTGGTATGTTGTAACAAGAAAACCAACCTTGGAATATTCAGACAAGTCAGAGTGAGAGTTTTCTTGGATAAGGTTTGGAGAGACCGTGAGAAgaatgaggaggaggaggagaaaagtGGTGataaagagaggagagaggaaaGATAGGAGCTTGAGAAGATATGgggagaagaagatgaagtaAGAGAAGTAAAGAGGGTGAGAGAGAATGAAGAAACAAATATGGAACAAGTCAGAGAGGAGAAGACTAGAGAATTCAGTCTTCTTGGAGTTGCTTGATGAGAAAGAAAACTCAGACATTTTCTCTCTTGGTTCTCTCTTCTAAAAGAGAATGTGAAGGAATGGTTTGGAATGGAGATGAGTGAAACTTTTcttcttgtttgtttttgttatagTAATGGAAGAGAAAAAGTATGAAAATTGGATGTGAGAACGGCGTGAATAAAGGGGAGAGACTTAAGGAGAGAGAGACTAGACTAACTACCACTAGAAAGAAAAAGCTACTTTAGaaacatcattttttctttcttgtctaTCCGTAACCaccatgttttctttttctttttcttctctttttttgttttgatttgcataaaCGACCTACCAATTCCTATTTGACAATTGTATGGAATCCCATAAATTCAATTATATCCAAGGAACAACTTTTTAGGAAGTTTATACCATTAGATACGGAAATGGAAAATTCTGCAGCTTCATGTCATAGTACTTGCTTTTTTCACATGAAAGAAATTGGGATTAAGGCTACTTGCTTTTTCACATGAAAGATATTGGGGTTAAGGCTTAGTTGTTGGTTGTTGTATATACATTAAAGATGTGTAAATAACACTCAACCATTTAAGGCATGTCATCTAATTCTTTTGGTATGATTTTGCTTATCAAAAATTAGAGGATTGTTTAGCATGGTACATCATATCAAGACCAATTTGGCTAACAGACTCCCTGATTAGTGTCTGGAAATTATTTAGGGAAACCTCTTAATACAGTTTTGTTAACATGTTCTTGATGTTTGGAACTTTCTTAATCACTGTTATAAAATATTATGCCCATTAATTAGCAAAAGTTTGATCTTTGGGCCAAAATTGAAAGTACTAGAGCACTCAAAGAGTCAAGACCCTCAGTTTACAACCCAGATTTCGCAAGGGGTGTGACATGTTTGAGATATGGACATTCCTCCACTCGTGCTTTCCCAACGGAAAGCTAAAGTGCTAATGCAGTAACGCTATTGCCAAATTTGTCAAAACCTATCTAAATTTTCCTTGAACTAGATAGGGACACCATCAAACACATATACAACAAGACAAAAACTACCTTCATTTACAACCCATCATGTTAGCTTTTTACCGTTACTAGAAACTAGCTATAGCCCTTTATATGCTGATTACAACATAATTTctaacattaaaaattttattttaactccaCCTAATCCAATAAATAACCATCCATTCATACTGTGAAACTTTTCTAAGTATGATACACTATTGTTTGTTAAAGTTGTTAAGTCTCAtgtcaaataataataacaagagTGAGTAATTAATATGATATAGTTGGATTGAAATTCACTAACCTAAAACTTTTGggttaacaaaaaaatagagtcGCAACATGTTATATCAATGTCTTCCTATATAACTCTTAATTTCTATAAACCCAAAATCtgtttaaaaaacatatatctAACTAGAAAAAAGAGGTGTGGTTGGCTCACATTTAGGAGAGTGATAATAGGAGACAAAGAGGTGACTGAGGTGCTAGGAATGAAGATAGATAGCACATGGGAAGGCACTCATGGCCACTCAAGTGCTAGCCATGCATGCACCCCACGGTCCCTGGCTTTTCACCTCTCAAAGGTCCCACATGTCTGTCGCGACTCTTTTGGGTTTGTAATCAGGGTGTCAATGGAAGCTTTGGCAGATTTTCTCTCCCATATCATTTTGACGTGAGTATCAATGTCATCAATATACTCGGTCTATGTCGGCAGAATTTTGCTTTAACTTATTGTAAAtgctgaagaaaagaaagggtaaaatctaaattaagtAGTAAGGTAAAGAAATTTGCTTTATAAAAGTTGTACTCAGAACACAAAACTACCACTTTTATAATGTATAGAAGAGGTGATTGACACAGTTTCATCCCCATTTTTTTAGAGTGATTTCTAGACTCGAAACTACGGCTTATCGCTTTTGATATAAAGTATTTGCCatccaaataaaaatacaatgtTTACTTAGTTTAATGtttgtttaattcatggtagtAGGGATGAGGAGAGTCAAAAAAGGAAcagataaagtaaaaaaaagttttcaaccTGTTCTGTTCATTGTGTTAGACTGTTTGTAATGtggtccttttttttctttttctttttttccttttttttttttttttttttgcagttaCTTGTTCAGTTTGTTTTAAGCTGCACCCGTTTACTCTGTTTCAATGAAAGTTTATCATTCCAATTAATTTCAACTCTTTTCGTTGAAGTGGTTGTTTAATTTACCACGGTTACAGTGGTTGCTCATGACTCGGCTTCTCCGAAATTGGAGTTAGGCTTGCCTATCAACCACTTCAAAAGTGGGAGACTTGTGCATTGGGTACGACATTTTTATTAAGGACTCGAGTGGTATTGGAGAATAAGCAAGTACCGTTTGAGGAGCACTTGCAGGTTTGGTGTAAGGATAACGAGGTTGACAAAATGCTGGTGAAGGAGTATTGGAGCAAACCAGAAAGGGGCTACGTTAAAAAACTGCATCAAATAGTGAATGAATAAACTAATGTGGCTTGGGGGAGGCTCTGGGTATATGCTGGTCTTTATGCATGGACATGCTGCAAAGGAATTTTGGGTTTTCTAACTGGAAGCTTGATGCAGGTTTGGAGGACATCAAAATTTTGGCCAAGGGTTTTGATTGtattatgtttttctttaagaaaaaaaaaaaatatatatatatatatatatatatataaattttaacttaaaaCATTTACTCtataattgtattatataaATGGATACGTTTTTAAGCGCAAATAGTGCAGCCCTGTTTTTGTACTGAGGAGCATGGTTGTATCTAGTTTACTTATACCATATTTAACtggtatatactatatagtgAGGTTAAAAAAGAACACTAAcctaacaaaattgaaatttaactCTCCCCTACCAATCCACCCACTTTTGGACGGATTTGGTTGGTTGCCCAACCCCCCTCCTCGCCCTTTTCCTCCACCAAACAAAGGGATCTTTTCCCCTCTCCCTCAACTTCCTCCAACCctctttatttctctctttatactTGATTTCTCCAAACATAAACATAGTGGAAGCTCTGATTTAAGGCCTTTCTAGCTTGCTTTTAGAGGGGTCCAATGTTTGGCAAATTTCGCTAAAACATTTTAAGAGATAAAGCTAACAACAACTTTAGGGTTAAAGTTgaaatttggaagaaaaaacTCTGCAAATAAGTGATTCACCGCTCCTGCtttataaatctaaaactttGAAGCGCACTATTTATTGTAATTGTCATACACTCAAAACACTATAATCCTTTTCGATTAAAACTCTATATAGCAAAAAGTCTAACTACTACTTCCTACGATAATACTAAACGAGAACTTAGTTGTTCaaggaaagagagaatataaCACACACAATCAAAATAAGAATTTCATCGTTGACACAACATTTCTCCCCTAAAACTACTAAGAATCATCAactatacaaaatataataaaaattaatttatcagaTTATTTTGCATTCATGTTAGCACTTTGCATGATAAGTAAATTTCTTTCCCTCCCAAAAGCTTCTAAAACATGCCAGATGAGGAACAAGATTCTCTTAACATtactaatcaatatatataaaagaagtgctatgtccacaacaagAGTATGAGGTTCCTGCAAGATTTGCGGTGCACTTGCTATTAGTTTcctttaatatttcaaatactTTTCtagcaaaaatataaattcttcAGTATTTTATTTTACAGAGAAAATCAAAAGACAAGGCCACTacatttagaaaaataataagaactTTTGATAAAAGCAATAATGAATCATTTTCCTTTGGTGAGATCCAATACATTAACGAAAGAAACAATGTTTTATGGAACACCCCTTTTATTTCTTCTAAGAATTATTATAGGTCTCAATTGATTCAACAATTGGATCATTGGAGTTATCGTATTATTAGTCTAGGTTTTATCTTTTTAACCATGGGTATTCTTTCGGGAGCGGTATGGGCAAACGAGGCATGGGGCTCATATTGGAATTGGGATCCGAAGGAAACTTGGGCATTTATTAATCCACCATAGCTTGAGTGACATCACTATACTTCCCAGACTCATTTACAAGAAACTGATCCTACCAAAACTGAAATAGGGTGCGATCCATTCCTTTAGCTCAACCCCACCTTAAAGCCATGCTGGAATGATTATAATGACTTCCATATAATCATCACAAGTAGGGCCTATTGTTGACAATTTCAGCATCTTAACAAACAAAGGCACAATCATCTACCTTtaatctttctcttttttaagtCAAATAGCTGTCCCAGAGATAATTCCACAACAAAGAGAAAGCCAAAGAACTTTTTAAAGGGAGAGTGGA
This genomic interval carries:
- the LOC142618965 gene encoding uncharacterized protein LOC142618965; translated protein: MSEFSFSSSNSKKTEFSSLLLSDLFHICFFILSHPLYFSYFIFFSPYLLKLLSFLSPLFITTFLLLLLILLTVSPNLIQENSHSDLSEYSKVGFLVTTYQTVLQGLQPQVDDENENFQQFEEFEVYKIVFDTSSFEFREDPDEVLELEVKEVCSTVLEAPVEKTLECFLQEKEELENMLGEKEEKDEKEVKQQGVESYKVEEQEEKEKPTALMRSESNATHVKVNDTKVSSQRPGEGNLIPNSSPVVETYETLCSNLGSFGSMRKEKEWRRTLACKLFEERHNVEGGEGMDLLWETYETDSSKLQAKRNTKKGKKSGVEYNEDDDEDEEEVDGQLCCLQALKFSAGKMNLGMGRPNLVKISKALKGIGWLHNVTRHGKKGYH